From Nerophis lumbriciformis linkage group LG11, RoL_Nlum_v2.1, whole genome shotgun sequence, one genomic window encodes:
- the LOC140676629 gene encoding histone H4 has protein sequence MSGRGKGGKGLGKGGAKRHRKVLRDNIQGITKPAIRRLARRGGVKRISGLIYEETRGVLKVFLENVIRDAVTYTEHAKRKTVTAMDVVYALKRQGRTLYGFGG, from the coding sequence ATGTCTGGACGAGGCAAGGGAGGCAAAGGACTGGGGAAAGGAGGCGCCAAGCGTCACCGTAAAGTTCTCCGTGATAACATCCAGGGAATCACCAAACCCGCCATCCGTCGTCTGGCTCGCCGCGGCGGAGTGAAGCGTATCTCCGGCTTGATCTACGAGGAGACCCGCGGCGTCCTGAAGGTGTTCCTGGAGAATGTCATCCGTGATGCCGTCACTTACACCGAGCACGCCAAGAGGAAGACTGTGACCGCCATGGATGTTGTCTACGCCCTGAAGAGGCAGGGACGCACTCTGTACGGCTTCGGAGGATAA